A stretch of Lactuca sativa cultivar Salinas chromosome 6, Lsat_Salinas_v11, whole genome shotgun sequence DNA encodes these proteins:
- the LOC111883250 gene encoding uncharacterized protein LOC111883250, whose amino-acid sequence MVVIGGWWWLVVTGGGFCRWGWGWWRRVVVMGGSGGWVVASRGDNDGWLFWWVGVGGGDRWWWLGGDDGGWRLWWVGGGGWWVVIGGGC is encoded by the coding sequence ATGGTGGTGATTGGTggatggtggtggttggtggtgacaGGTGGTGGTTTTTGTAGGTGGGGTTGGGGCTGGTGGcggcgggtggtggtgatgggtggtagtgGTGGGTGGGTGGTTGCGAGTCGTGGTGATAATGATGGGTGGTTGTTTTGGTGGGTGGGTGTGGGTGGTGGTgacaggtggtggtggttgggtggtgatgatggtgggtGGCGGTTATGGTGGGTgggtggaggtgggtggtgggtagtgataggTGGTGGGTGTTGA
- the LOC111883247 gene encoding 2-Cys peroxiredoxin BAS1, chloroplastic, which translates to MASSSASAALLSSPNPRPSSSISPKSKLSQTLSFSSSASFSFQSKSLRSSLSLRPSTSRRNGFVVKAGLPLVGNVAPDFEAEAVFDQEFINVKLSDYIGKKYVILFFYPLDFTFVCPTEITAFSDRHAEFEKINTEILGVSVDSVFSHLAWVQTDRKSGGLGDLNYPLVSDVTKSISKAFNVLIEDQGIALRGLFIIDKEGVIQHSTINNLAIGRSVDETLRTLQALQFVQENPDEVCPAGWKPGEKSMKPDPKLSKEYFAAV; encoded by the exons ATGgcttcctcatctgcttcggcaGCTCTTCTTTCTTCTCCAAACCCTAGGCCCTCCTCTTCCATTTCCCCCAAATCTAAGCTCTCTCAAACCCTCTCATTCTCCAGCTCTGCATCCTTCAGTTTCCAATCTAAATCCCTCCGCTCCTCCCTCTCCCTCCGCCCTTCTACCTCCCGCCGAAATGGGTTCGTCGTCAAAGCT GGACTCCCACTAGTCGGAAATGTTGCACCAGATTTTGAAGCCGAAGCTGTTTTTGATCAAGAATTCATCAAC GTTAAGCTCTCTGACTACATTGGCAAGAAATATGTCATTCTCTTTTTCTACCCTCTCGATTTCACTTTCGTTTGTCCAACAG aAATCACTGCATTCAGTGATAGACATGCGGAATTTGAAAAGATAAACACTGAAATATTGGGTGTTTCAGTAGACAGTGTG ttctcTCATCTTGCATGGGTTCAAACAGATAGAAAATCTGGTGGACTTGGTGATTTGAATTATCCTTTGGTTTCTGATGTGACAAAATCGATTTCAAAAGCTTTTAATGTGTTGATTGAAGATCAG gGAATTGCATTGAGAGGACTTTTCATTATTGACAAAGAAGGTGTCATTCAACACTCGACTATTAACAATCTTGCAATTGGTCGTAGCGTTGATGAAACTTTGAGAACACTTCAG GCATTGCAATTTGTACAAGAGAACCCGGATGAGGTATGCCCGGCGGGATGGAAGCCAGGGGAGAAGTCGATGAAGCCGGACCCGAAGCTAAGCAAAGAATATTTTGCAGCGGTATAG